In Plodia interpunctella isolate USDA-ARS_2022_Savannah chromosome 9, ilPloInte3.2, whole genome shotgun sequence, a single genomic region encodes these proteins:
- the LOC128672703 gene encoding zinc finger protein 16-like: MALPAPLVDFDAVYQPTIIQATPKLTTIDLIGGIKCHLCHFTIGTKKEFDSHYISHNTGSPNIVYTCVVCDKEITGYPSFRNHCYSKHVVKDRFKCKDCSRTFSKHSILQQHIATVHTFVCATCKKQFPSKKELQMHQITHKSESPPYDCQTCKQPIQTVDDCEDHIDQHCSMTYSCPICNEAIPDKNEATDHLTKHFGEVPMDTIPESNIEITEESSIDLLGGILCCFCSVIHKTRAEFDMHFAEHHPDKDIVYSCNICGKQYDKYHSFGDHCYYHYSKDRFECDECDKSFSRLSSLVLHTAAAHAGAELRCAQCGRAYASEARLRAHLRDKHGQLRVRCAERGCGIIFDTPKDLIYHQAVHKSGNRCQHCGLQFASMSACERHIPVHRKKQYSCPVCTRSYAEKYLTMKHIQTHFSSVLHLCKVCGKIFNAKNRLMEHIKVHSEVRNFKCTYCGKGFVKPQHLSQHLNIHTGMKPYQCTMCPKTFASYPNYHKHMRRIHNVSKVSKNDKDKNEVQVMKTNNNNNLVKEDFVDSTSSEMDMYSFIEESDESLVESDGIDPVAMNQESMIFEATNSLEANIESLEASIENQHLEQAIETDIDALSQFVELLPVDNHDAFVAAVPAPFLPPPQEYGPDFGKGPAGFIDLDEPALPHIDPLLTIKPYVQDYNKFEYENYEQADTNGYAKWEPFISKVFSGAYGYDSDGRVSVMNTDIY, translated from the exons ATGGCTTTACCCGCGCCGCTCGTCGATTTCGACGCCGTCTATCAGCCGACCATCATACAAGCAACCCCAAAACTCACTACTATCGATTTAATTGGTGGCATCAAGTGCCACCTTTGCCATTTCACAATTGGAACCAAGAAGGAATTTGATAGCCATTATATAAGTCATAATACTGGGAGCCCTAATATAGTGTACACATGTGTTGTATGTGATAAAGAGATCACTGGCTACCCTTCATTCAGGAATCACTGCTATTCAAAGCATGTCGTCAAAGACAGATTCAA ATGCAAAGATTGCTCAAGAACATTTTCAAAACACAGCATCCTTCAGCAACACATTGCCACTGTACATACATTTGTGTGTGCAACCTGCAAGAAACA ATTCCCATCAAAGAAAGAGCTGCAAATGCATCAGATAACCCACAAGAGTGAGAGCCCGCCTTACGATTGCCAAACTTGCAAGCAACCGATCCAGACCGTAGATGATTGCGAGGATCACATCGACCAACACTGCTCCATGACATACTCATGTCCCATTTGTAACGAAGCCATCCCTGACAAAAACGAAGCCACAGACCACTTGACCAAGCATTTTGGCGAAGTTCCCATGGATACAATCCCAGAATCGAACATAGAAATTACAGAAGAAAGCTCCATAGATTTACTCGGTGGGATCCTTTGCTGTTTTTGTTCGGTGATACATAAAACACGGGCAGAGTTCGACATGCACTTTGCTGAACATCATCCTGACAAAGACATCGTGTACTCCTGCAACATATGTGGCAAACAGTATGACAAATATCATTCCTTTGGAGACCACTGCTATTACCATTATTCCAAGGACAGATTTGA ATGCGACGAGTGCGACAAGTCGTTCAGCCGGCTGTCGTCGCTGGTGCTGCACACGGCGGCCGCGCACGCGGGCGCGGAGTTGCGCTGCGCTCAGTGCGGGCGCGCGTACGCGAGCGAGGCGCGGCTGCGCGCGCATCTGCGGGACAAGCATGGCCAGCTGCGCGTGCGCTGCGCGGAGCGCGGCTGCGGCATCAT ATTTGATACACCTAAAGACCTGATATACCACCAAGCAGTCCACAAATCAGGCAACAGGTGCCAACACTGCGGCCTACAGTTTGCATCCATGTCGGCCTGTGAGCGCCACATCCCCGTGCACAGAAAGAAGCAGTACTCGTGCCCCGTTTGCACCAGAAGCTATGCAGAGAAATACTTAACCATGAAACACATTCAAACACATTTCTCATCCGTTCTACATCTGTGCAAAGTTTGCGGTAAGATATTCAACGCGAAGAACCGTCTCATGGAACACATTAAAGTACACTCCGAAGTCCGTAACTTCAAATGCACATACTGTGGCAAGGGTTTTGTCAAACCGCAACACTTGAGCCAACACTTGAACATTCATACTGGAATGAAGCCGTACCAATGTACCATGTGCCCGAAAACGTTTGCGAGTTATCCAAATTATCATAAACACATGCGCAGGATTCACAATGTCAGTAAGGTATCCAAAAAcgacaaagacaagaatgaagTCCAAgtaatgaaaacaaacaacaataataatttggtGAAGGAAGATTTTGTTGATTCAACAAGTTCCGAAATGGATATGTATTCCTTTATAGAAGAGTCCGATGAAAGTTTGGTGGAGTCCGATGGGATAGACCCGGTGGCTATGAACCAGGAGTCCATGATATTCGAGGCCACTAACAGCTTGGAGGCGAATATAGAAAGTTTGGAAGCAAGCATTGAAAACCAACATTTAGAACAAGCAATTGAAACAGATATCGATGCGTTGTCTCAGTTCGTGGAACTCCTGCCTGTGGACAACCATGACGCCTTTGTAGCTG CGGTGCCGGCGCCCTTCCTGCCGCCGCCGCAGGAGTACGGGCCGGACTTCGGCAAGGGCCCCGCCGGGTTCATCGACCTGGACGAGCCGGCGCTGCCGCACATCGACCCGCTGCTCACCATCAAGCCGTACGTACAGGACTACAACAAATTTGAATACGAAAACTACGAACAAGCCGATACGAACGGTTACGCTAAATGGGAACCGTTTATTTCCAAGGTGTTCTCGGGGGCCTACGGATACGACTCCGATGGTAGGGTGTCCGTTATGAACACAGatatatattga